The nucleotide sequence GCCAAGATTCAATTTTTATGATTTTTCGACTTACATCCACGATATTTTTGGCTCTGTTTTGTTCAAAATCCGTTTTATATTCGAACGATGACGATAAATGACAAAAGCAGTTAAGATACTTGTCAAAATCATCAATGCGATATCTTGCTGAATAATCGTAACGATGATAGCAACGATACCGGTAATCATAGATGATAAGGAAACGAACTTAGATAGATAAAGTACAATAAAAAAAGTAAGTATCATAATAGCAAAAAGTAGCGGATTGACTGCTAAAATAATTCCACCTGAAGTCGCAACCGCTTTCCCGCCTTTGAACCTTGCAAACAGTGGATACGTATGGCCTAGTACTGCGCACACTCCAACAATGAGAGGATTAATGTCAGGAGCAAACCAAATTGGTAAGCAAGTAGCTAAGGTTCCTTTTAAAATATCTGCAAAGCTTACGACAAGCCCAGCTTTCACACCAAGTACACGAAATGTATTCGTTGCACCTAGGTTTCCACTTCCTTGTTCTCTAACGTCAATATTGTATCCAATCTTTCCGACAATTAAGGCGGATGGAATGGAACCTAAAAGATAAGCAATAAGTGCGAATATAAAGTAGTCCATTTTTCTCTCTCCTTTATGGGAAGACCCATTCAAACAAAAGTTCGTCTATGTCATCATACCATAGGATATTGTTTTTTTGTAAATCGATGCGGGTACATTAGAATTAGGACCCTTTCTTCTATTATGGCATAATAGAAAGTATAAAAGGAGGTATGTGACAATGGAACATCATCCGAATAAAGAAACGCTAAAAGAAATATTAGAAAATAACCATACGATTGCAGTAGTAGGGTTATCTGATCGACCAAATCGGACTTCTTACCAAATCGCAAAAGCAATGCAGGCAGCTGGTTACCGTATCATTCCAGTCAATCCAGAAATTACAGAGTCATTAGGAGAAAAGGCTTACCCACGTCTTACGGACGTCGATGAACCGATAGATATTATCAATGTATTCCGACGACCAGAGTATTTACCAGACCTTGCGAAAGAAGCAGTGCAAACAAATGCAAAGGTATTTTGGGCCCAGCAAGGAATATGGAATGAGGAAGCTTATCAATATTTAACGGAACATGATTTTACAGTTGTGATGGATTTATGTATAAAAGTCGCACACTCCCTTACAATAGGTAAGAATTGAGTAAGAAGCTCGTTGTGAGTAGTTTTGTATAAGTTCAATGGTTATGTCGTAAGAAAATCCCTGTTTTAGGCAGGGATTTTTACTGTTTATAGGTAATTTATACGGTAGAATAATTATTTTGCTGTTTGCGAAAACAGAAAAACAAGCTAAAATAGAACAAGTACGTTTAAAGTCGATTCTTTACACAAACAAACGTTTGTTCTAATATTAGAGAAAGATAGGGGAAAGGAGCGGGTGTTCACGTGGCAAATCAGACATCACAGTATTCAGACGATTCTATCCAGGTATTGGAAGGATTAGAAGCAGTAAGAAAAAGACCTGGTATGTATATAGGTAGCACGGATTCCCGAGGTCTCCACCATTTAGTATATGAAATCGTAGACAATGCCGTTGACGAGGTTCTTGCTGGTTTTGGAGATGTAATTAAAGTAACGATACATAAAGATAATAGTATTTCCGTAGTGGACAAAGGTCGAGGTATGCCTACAGGGATGCATAAAACAGGAAAGCCAACACCGGAGGTCATCTTCACCGTGCTTCACGCAGGTGGAAAATTCGGACAAGGTGGATATAAAACGAGTGGTGGTCTGCACGGGGTAGGGGCATCTGTTGTAAATGCCTTATCGGAATGGTTAGAAGTAACGATCCACCGAGATGGACAAGTATATAAGCAAAGATTTGAAAATGGTGGCATACCAGCTACCTCCCTCGATAAGATTGGGAAAACGAAACAGTCAGGTACAACTATTCATTTTAAA is from Radiobacillus kanasensis and encodes:
- the plsY gene encoding glycerol-3-phosphate 1-O-acyltransferase PlsY, encoding MDYFIFALIAYLLGSIPSALIVGKIGYNIDVREQGSGNLGATNTFRVLGVKAGLVVSFADILKGTLATCLPIWFAPDINPLIVGVCAVLGHTYPLFARFKGGKAVATSGGIILAVNPLLFAIMILTFFIVLYLSKFVSLSSMITGIVAIIVTIIQQDIALMILTSILTAFVIYRHRSNIKRILNKTEPKISWM
- a CDS encoding CoA-binding protein, which encodes MEHHPNKETLKEILENNHTIAVVGLSDRPNRTSYQIAKAMQAAGYRIIPVNPEITESLGEKAYPRLTDVDEPIDIINVFRRPEYLPDLAKEAVQTNAKVFWAQQGIWNEEAYQYLTEHDFTVVMDLCIKVAHSLTIGKN